The Panicum virgatum strain AP13 chromosome 3N, P.virgatum_v5, whole genome shotgun sequence genome includes the window TACTCACGATTCAAGGAATGTGGTGTTgcatacaaaataaataaaataaaaaaacaaagttgctttttttagcaaaaaaaaaaacaaaattgatACACACTGTTTTTTTTTGCCTTCGCATGGGCCGAAATGAAGTTGGTTGGGCTTCTCATTGTTTACATCCACCCATAGGCCCAAGCTATTAATTCGGCaactttattatttttttgaagaCTATTAATTCGGCAACTTTATAAAACTGAGTCTCAAATTCTCAATTATTCCATGATGATTGATGAAACACGGCAGcgtaaaaaagaagaagaaagatgggcaGGCGGCCACTGGAGCTCGTGCTGACGAGGACTGGATGACTCAGAGgctgcccgcccgcccgccctcgCGCTTATCCCCAATCCAGTTTGTGAGGTCGCGGTTCATCCTCGTCGCCACCACGCACCTCCAACCTTAACCCCTCTCCTCGTCGCGAGCTACAGCCAGCTTCCTCGCTCGCAGAATCCTCTCCATTATTAGTACCTCTTGGCTCCATCATCCATCTCTTGCTCTCTTCGATCGGTGGTGATCAGTGCGCGCGATCCACCAATGGCGGCTGCCGTCGTGAACGCACCAGCGGGTGGTCGTTGTTGCACGGTGGCGGCCCGCTCCTCCGCTTGGCAGCAGCTGCCGCCGTCGATGAGGGCGCCGAGGTCAAgagcggccggcgggcggctggTGGCGGTGGCCGCGGTGGCCGACGTGGCGGCGGAGGGCAACACGTACCTCATCGCCGGCGCGGTCGCCGTGGCGCTCGTGGGCACGGCCTTCCCCATCCTCTTCTCGCGCAAGGACACGTAAGTGTCGATCACCTAGATAGCGGCCGGCCATATCCATGCTGCTCCTGCTCCATCATATATATCCTTGTGCGGCATGCAGGTGCCCGGAATGCGACGGCGCCGGCTTCATCCGCAAGGCGGGCTCGACGCTGCGGGCGAACGCGGCGAGGAAGGACCAGGCCCAGATCGTCTGCCCCAACTGCAACGGCCTCGGCAAGCTCGGCCAGATCGACAAGCAGTAGCTCTAGCTacctcatgcatgcatgctaatGGCTAATTCACCAACTACTACGTACTATAATATTACCGTGAATTCCATGCCATTCCGTTCCATCCATGCCGGCTCCATCAACCCCTACAACAACAGAGAAATTATATACGTGAATAATGTTCCAATAATTTCCTTTCAACTGGTGCGTGCTGTATACGTACGTGCTCGTTGGATCATCAGCGTGGGAATGAATACTGTACACTGTAAATCTTTTGTGACAGGTTTTGAAATCTGAATATGTGTACGTGTTGGATGAATTAATGTGAATGTCTCATTTTGGTCTGTAATTTCTTTTGGTCAGAAAACATTAgtctgaatatatatatatagtagctcTATTTAATACATTGGGTATAGAATAAGctattccatacccgagccTTGCAGCGCGCCCGATCCGCCGCGCCTGATTTTTCCCGCCCGGTGTTCCGCTCCCGGTTTTTTCCCCCAACCTCCccacgaccaccaccaccaccaccgaacACGAGCCCAGCCCACTCCCGAAGCCGTCCCACCCAAACCGCGCGGCTCGGATCCGCCGCACCTCCCTGCCGTCGGCGACGCCGCCCCAaccccggcgccgctcctccctcgcGACGCCGTACCACCCTCCCCAGCGCCGCTCCTCCATCGCGACGTCGATCTCCTCCCGACGCGCCCGCCAACCGCGCAGCTTGGATCCGGCGCACCTCCCTGCCGTCGGCGACGCGGCCCCAACCCCGGTGCCGCTCCGCCCTCCTGACGCCGCACCACCCTCCCCAGCGCCGTACCTTCCTCGCGACGTCGATCTCCTCCCGACACGCCTGGCGCCGCACCACCCTCTCGTCGCCGCTCCCTCCCCCAGATTCGCCCCCAACCCCGGCGTCGCACCGCCCTCCTGAGCCGCACCGCCTTCCCGCGCCGCATGACGCGACGTCGCTCTCCTCCTCCCGGCGTGCCCACCGCCGCACCATCATCCCGACGGGGCTACTGACACCGGTGCCgcatcctcctctctcccttccGCTGCGATATTTATTTCTCAATTCTGATTCTGATCTATATTGTCCTTGTCTGCCTCATGTGACTTGAATCATGATCTAGTTTTTTTTCCTCTCGCTGGATTTGCTGGTTTAATTTACGTCTTGCCCTCCATCGCAGATCCCCCGCGCCCCGATGCCACAGGCCTCCACCACG containing:
- the LOC120663990 gene encoding uncharacterized protein LOC120663990, which produces MAAAVVNAPAGGRCCTVAARSSAWQQLPPSMRAPRSRAAGGRLVAVAAVADVAAEGNTYLIAGAVAVALVGTAFPILFSRKDTCPECDGAGFIRKAGSTLRANAARKDQAQIVCPNCNGLGKLGQIDKQ